Proteins co-encoded in one Streptomyces sp. NBC_01283 genomic window:
- a CDS encoding dihydrofolate reductase family protein — MRKLVYYIGVSLDGRIAGPGGEFDFFPQGDAQQAAAYSTWMNALYPETVPTAYRAAAGVADVPNRRFDTVVMGLGTYRPALDAGITNPYTHLRQYVVSSTLKPDTDPVVTVVPSDPLALVRELKSEVGAVLDIWLCGGGRLAGALMPEIDELLFKTYPVIAGTGVPAVDGAFDPTVFDVAERTAFPSGVTLTRLTRR; from the coding sequence TTGCGGAAGCTTGTGTACTACATCGGCGTCTCGCTCGACGGCCGCATCGCCGGTCCCGGCGGCGAGTTCGACTTCTTCCCGCAGGGCGACGCGCAGCAGGCCGCCGCCTATTCGACTTGGATGAACGCGCTCTACCCGGAGACCGTCCCGACCGCTTATCGCGCGGCCGCCGGCGTCGCCGACGTGCCGAACCGGCGTTTCGACACCGTCGTCATGGGCCTCGGTACCTACCGCCCAGCCCTCGACGCCGGGATCACCAATCCCTACACACACCTGCGCCAGTACGTGGTGTCCAGCACGCTCAAGCCGGACACCGACCCAGTCGTCACCGTCGTGCCGAGTGACCCGCTCGCTCTCGTCCGCGAGCTCAAGAGCGAGGTGGGCGCCGTGCTGGACATCTGGCTCTGTGGGGGCGGCCGGCTCGCGGGCGCCCTGATGCCCGAGATCGACGAGCTGCTGTTCAAGACGTATCCGGTCATTGCCGGCACCGGAGTCCCGGCAGTCGACGGTGCCTTCGATCCCACTGTCTTCGACGTCGCCGAGCGCACCGCCTTCCCCAGCGGAGTCACCCTCACCCGCCTCACCCGCCGCTAG
- a CDS encoding serine hydrolase domain-containing protein produces MADLRKTLETHVSNSSVAGAVGLVARGDRGEEVAAVGSVDVEGTAPMARDSLFRIASVTKPIVAAAVMMLVDEGRITLDAPVREWLPELASPSVVRAPDSPVDDVVPAVRPITVFHLLASRTGYGFPSDFALPAVAPLFSELKQGPPQPQATPAPDAWMAALSRIPLLHQPGDGWLYNLSSDLQGVLISRVTGVSLPEFLAERLFEPLGMTDTGFAVPPGKLDRFTSYYAAGSEAGPERDPRSGLELLDAPDGQWSSLPPFPSGAGGLVSTVDDWLAFGRMLLAGGTADGRRLLTPDSVRQMTTNQLTTAERESAGLFLEGMGWGFGGSVDVEAVEPWNVPGRYGWVGGTGTTAHIIPSTGTVTLMFSQLQMGGPSFPDLMRDFWRYAAGS; encoded by the coding sequence ATGGCCGATCTGCGCAAGACTCTGGAGACGCACGTCAGCAACAGCTCCGTGGCGGGAGCGGTGGGCCTGGTGGCCCGCGGTGACCGGGGCGAGGAGGTCGCGGCCGTCGGGTCCGTCGATGTCGAGGGCACCGCACCGATGGCCAGGGACTCCCTCTTCCGTATCGCGTCGGTGACCAAACCCATCGTCGCCGCGGCCGTCATGATGCTGGTCGACGAGGGCCGGATCACGCTGGACGCCCCGGTCCGGGAGTGGCTCCCGGAGCTGGCGTCGCCGAGCGTCGTCCGCGCTCCTGACTCACCGGTGGACGACGTGGTCCCGGCGGTCCGGCCCATCACCGTGTTCCATCTGCTCGCCTCCCGTACGGGATACGGATTCCCGTCCGACTTCGCGCTGCCCGCGGTCGCGCCGCTGTTCAGCGAGCTGAAGCAGGGGCCGCCGCAACCGCAGGCCACCCCTGCGCCGGACGCCTGGATGGCCGCGCTGTCCCGGATCCCGCTCCTGCACCAGCCCGGTGACGGCTGGCTCTACAACCTCAGCTCCGACCTCCAGGGCGTCCTGATCTCCCGGGTCACGGGGGTCTCGCTGCCCGAGTTCCTCGCGGAGCGGCTGTTCGAGCCGCTGGGGATGACCGACACCGGGTTCGCGGTGCCGCCCGGCAAGCTCGACCGGTTCACCAGCTACTACGCGGCCGGGTCCGAGGCCGGGCCGGAACGCGATCCCCGCAGCGGTCTTGAGCTGCTCGACGCCCCCGACGGCCAGTGGAGCAGCCTGCCCCCGTTCCCGTCCGGCGCCGGCGGCCTCGTGTCGACCGTCGACGACTGGCTCGCCTTCGGACGGATGCTGCTCGCCGGGGGGACGGCGGACGGACGCCGCCTGCTCACACCCGACTCGGTACGGCAGATGACGACCAATCAACTCACCACCGCCGAGCGGGAGTCAGCCGGTCTCTTCCTCGAAGGGATGGGCTGGGGCTTCGGCGGCTCGGTGGACGTCGAGGCCGTCGAACCGTGGAACGTTCCGGGCCGCTACGGCTGGGTCGGCGGCACCGGCACGACGGCCCACATCATCCCGTCCACCGGCACGGTCACCCTGATGTTCAGCCAGCTCCAGATGGGCGGCCCCAGCTTCCCCGACCTGATGCGGGACTTCTGGCGGTACGCGGCCGGGAGCTGA
- a CDS encoding NADP-dependent oxidoreductase yields the protein MRAVIQKSIGGPEVLEVVETEQPKPLADEVLVKVHASAVNPVDVAVRSGALPLLGEPPFGVGWDISGVVEEAGADAGFAVGDEVYGMPHFPRAATGYADYVVAPSGQLARKPASLDHVHAAAVPLAALTAWQGLVGAADVKEGDRVLIQRAAGGVGHFAVQIAKARGAHVIAIASAARHDFVRGLGADEIIDYRTTDFTEAVKDVDVFLDSTAQGDLSLGVVRPGGVLISILEHHDTELAARVEAAGRRFAGVMVEPDAAGLAAVAELIDAGRVRPFVEETFPLEEAGKAHELVASGHVQGKIVLTV from the coding sequence GTGCGCGCAGTCATCCAGAAGTCCATCGGCGGCCCCGAGGTCCTTGAGGTCGTGGAGACCGAACAGCCGAAGCCGCTGGCCGACGAGGTCCTCGTCAAGGTCCACGCCAGTGCCGTCAACCCGGTCGACGTGGCTGTCAGGTCCGGCGCGCTGCCGCTGCTCGGCGAGCCCCCCTTCGGCGTGGGCTGGGACATCTCCGGGGTGGTCGAAGAGGCGGGCGCCGACGCCGGGTTCGCGGTGGGCGACGAGGTCTACGGCATGCCGCACTTCCCCCGCGCCGCCACCGGGTACGCCGACTACGTCGTCGCGCCCTCCGGCCAGCTGGCCCGCAAGCCCGCCTCGCTCGACCACGTGCACGCCGCGGCCGTGCCCCTCGCGGCGCTCACCGCCTGGCAGGGCCTGGTGGGGGCGGCGGACGTCAAGGAGGGCGACCGGGTACTGATCCAGCGGGCCGCCGGTGGCGTCGGCCACTTCGCCGTGCAGATCGCGAAGGCGCGGGGCGCCCATGTGATCGCGATAGCCAGCGCGGCCCGGCACGATTTCGTACGCGGCCTCGGCGCCGACGAGATCATCGACTACCGCACCACCGACTTCACCGAGGCCGTCAAGGACGTGGACGTGTTCCTCGACTCCACGGCCCAGGGCGACCTCTCACTCGGTGTGGTCCGCCCCGGCGGCGTACTCATCAGCATCCTGGAACACCACGACACGGAGCTCGCCGCGCGTGTCGAGGCCGCCGGTCGGCGCTTCGCCGGAGTCATGGTCGAACCGGACGCCGCCGGTCTCGCAGCCGTCGCGGAGCTGATCGACGCGGGCCGTGTGCGCCCCTTCGTCGAGGAGACGTTCCCGCTTGAGGAGGCCGGAAAGGCACACGAGCTTGTCGCCTCGGGACACGTACAGGGCAAGATTGTCCTGACGGTCTGA
- a CDS encoding DoxX family protein produces MSTAYVVVTVLAAVMVGFSAVSVFLRAKWVVEPMADYGVPFSWLPWLGAAKAAGAAGLLVGLLVPAIGVAAGTALALYFTGAVITVIRAHWYAHIPFPLLYAAPVVGALALGFAG; encoded by the coding sequence ATGTCCACCGCCTACGTTGTCGTCACCGTCCTGGCCGCCGTCATGGTGGGCTTCTCGGCCGTCTCCGTGTTCCTGCGCGCCAAGTGGGTCGTGGAGCCCATGGCCGACTACGGCGTCCCCTTCTCGTGGCTGCCCTGGCTCGGCGCGGCCAAGGCCGCGGGGGCGGCGGGCCTGCTGGTCGGACTGCTCGTGCCGGCCATCGGCGTCGCCGCCGGGACAGCACTCGCGCTGTACTTCACCGGCGCCGTCATCACCGTGATCCGGGCCCATTGGTACGCACACATTCCCTTCCCCCTGCTGTACGCGGCGCCGGTGGTCGGCGCCCTGGCCCTGGGCTTCGCCGGCTGA
- a CDS encoding lytic polysaccharide monooxygenase auxiliary activity family 9 protein, whose protein sequence is MNKKQKLAAALGAAIAPVLVLASVTPASAHGYVSSPPSRQAQCAAGTVSCGEITNEPQSVEGPKGQTTCSGGNARFAELDDDSKGWKATDVGSSQEFSWKLTARHSTSTWQYFVGGNKIAEVDDGGAQPGETVTHKVDFGGLSGKQKVLAVWNIADTANAFYACIDVNIGG, encoded by the coding sequence ATGAACAAGAAGCAGAAATTGGCAGCCGCTCTGGGCGCGGCCATCGCGCCCGTGCTCGTCCTGGCCTCCGTCACCCCGGCCAGCGCGCACGGCTATGTCTCCTCGCCCCCGAGCCGTCAGGCACAGTGCGCGGCAGGCACCGTGTCCTGCGGAGAGATCACCAACGAACCACAGAGCGTCGAAGGCCCCAAGGGGCAGACGACGTGCAGCGGTGGGAACGCGCGGTTCGCCGAACTCGACGACGACAGCAAGGGCTGGAAGGCCACCGATGTCGGCTCGTCGCAGGAGTTCAGCTGGAAGCTGACGGCACGTCACAGCACCAGCACCTGGCAGTACTTCGTCGGCGGCAACAAGATCGCCGAGGTGGACGACGGAGGCGCCCAGCCGGGTGAGACCGTCACGCACAAGGTCGACTTCGGCGGCCTCAGCGGCAAGCAGAAGGTGCTCGCGGTGTGGAACATCGCCGACACCGCCAACGCCTTCTACGCCTGCATCGATGTGAACATCGGGGGCTGA
- a CDS encoding NHLP family bacteriocin export ABC transporter peptidase/permease/ATPase subunit, translated as MTAPPPSPAHQQQLPPPGGRRRHRPEPPQRNRRRAAPRPASKGKRQKTVRTPTVLQMEAVECGAAALAMVLAHYGRHVPLEELRIACGVSRDGSRASNLLKAARSYGLTAKGMQMEPAALAEVKAPAILFWEFNHYVVYDGMGRRLGRRGAHINDPDKGRRFVPAEDFDTSFTGVVLVLEPGENFRPGGRKPGVMRALPARLRGTTGTMLAALFASLLLVAVGAALPALSRTYIDLFLIGDQTSLLGALFASMGAMVALTVVLTWLQQANLLRGRIISSTLSSARFLRHLLRLPVTFYAQRSPADLVQRLASNDAVAETLARDLTAAGVDGIVVLLYAALLWTYDPQLTLVGVGIALLNIVAMRVVVRLRATGTQKLRADSAKLTNTSYTGLQLIETMKATGGENGYFRRWAGQHATTLEQQQRLGVPSAWLGVVAPTLATLNSALILWIGGLRAVEGHLSIGLLVAFQALVTRFTAPITRLNGVAGRIQDFGADVARLKDVENFPVDTLYSRPEPAASTRRLKGHVTLDDITFGYSPLDKPLLTGFSLTVGPGRQVALVGGSGSGKSTVSRLISGLYSPWEGTIRIDGQRLEDIPRGALAASVSFVDQDVFLFEGTIRDNVALWDPSIPDDAVVAALKDACLYEVVARRPGGIHGRVEQDGRNFSGGQRQRLEIARALVRRPSILVLDEVTSALDAETEQVIIDNLRRRGCACVVIAHRLSTVRDSDEIVVLDHGSVVERGRHEHLVAAGGAYADLVKEH; from the coding sequence GTGACCGCACCGCCCCCCTCCCCGGCACACCAGCAGCAACTGCCGCCCCCCGGCGGCCGTCGCAGGCACCGCCCCGAGCCCCCGCAGCGCAACCGCCGCCGTGCCGCGCCGCGCCCCGCGTCCAAGGGCAAGCGGCAGAAGACCGTCCGTACGCCCACCGTCCTGCAGATGGAAGCCGTCGAGTGCGGTGCCGCCGCGCTCGCCATGGTCCTCGCCCACTACGGACGGCACGTCCCGCTGGAAGAGCTGCGCATCGCGTGCGGCGTGTCCCGCGACGGCTCGCGGGCCAGCAACCTCCTGAAGGCAGCGCGCAGTTACGGCCTCACGGCCAAGGGCATGCAGATGGAACCGGCCGCCCTCGCCGAGGTGAAGGCGCCCGCGATCCTCTTCTGGGAGTTCAACCACTACGTCGTCTACGACGGCATGGGCCGCCGTCTCGGCCGACGCGGCGCGCACATCAACGACCCGGACAAGGGCCGCCGTTTCGTCCCCGCAGAGGACTTCGACACCAGCTTCACCGGCGTCGTCCTGGTCCTCGAACCGGGCGAGAACTTTCGCCCCGGAGGCCGCAAGCCGGGCGTCATGCGCGCACTGCCCGCGCGGCTGCGCGGCACCACGGGCACCATGCTCGCCGCGCTCTTCGCCAGCCTGCTGCTCGTCGCGGTCGGCGCGGCGCTGCCCGCGCTCAGCCGCACGTACATCGACCTGTTCCTGATCGGCGATCAGACGTCCCTGCTGGGTGCGCTGTTCGCGTCGATGGGCGCGATGGTGGCGCTCACCGTCGTCCTCACCTGGCTGCAACAGGCGAACCTGCTGCGCGGCCGCATCATCTCCTCCACGCTCAGCAGCGCCCGCTTCCTACGCCACCTGCTGCGCCTGCCCGTCACGTTCTACGCCCAGCGCAGCCCCGCCGACCTCGTCCAACGGCTCGCGTCGAACGACGCGGTCGCCGAGACCCTGGCCCGCGACCTCACGGCCGCGGGCGTCGACGGCATCGTCGTACTCCTCTACGCGGCCCTGCTGTGGACGTACGATCCCCAGCTCACCCTCGTCGGTGTCGGCATCGCCCTGCTGAACATCGTCGCGATGCGCGTCGTCGTCCGATTGCGGGCCACCGGCACGCAGAAGCTGCGCGCCGACAGCGCCAAGCTCACCAACACCTCGTACACCGGCCTGCAGTTGATCGAGACGATGAAGGCCACCGGCGGCGAGAACGGCTACTTCCGGCGCTGGGCGGGCCAGCACGCCACCACCCTGGAGCAGCAGCAGCGCCTCGGCGTGCCCAGCGCCTGGCTCGGTGTCGTCGCGCCCACCCTCGCCACCCTCAACAGCGCGCTGATCCTGTGGATCGGCGGTCTGCGGGCAGTGGAGGGGCATCTGTCGATCGGTCTGCTCGTCGCCTTCCAGGCGCTCGTCACCCGCTTCACCGCGCCGATCACCCGCCTCAACGGCGTCGCGGGCCGCATCCAGGACTTCGGTGCCGACGTCGCCCGCCTCAAGGACGTCGAGAACTTCCCCGTCGACACCCTCTACTCCCGCCCCGAACCGGCCGCGAGCACCCGTCGCCTCAAGGGCCACGTCACGCTCGACGACATCACCTTCGGCTACAGCCCCCTCGACAAGCCGCTCCTGACCGGCTTCTCCCTCACGGTCGGCCCCGGCCGGCAGGTCGCGCTCGTCGGCGGCTCCGGCAGCGGCAAGTCGACCGTCTCCCGGCTGATATCAGGGCTCTACAGCCCCTGGGAGGGCACGATCCGCATCGACGGACAGCGCCTGGAGGACATCCCGCGCGGCGCGCTCGCCGCCTCCGTGTCCTTCGTCGACCAGGACGTCTTCCTCTTCGAGGGCACCATCCGCGACAACGTGGCTCTGTGGGACCCCTCCATCCCGGACGACGCCGTCGTCGCCGCCCTCAAGGACGCCTGCCTGTACGAGGTCGTGGCCCGCAGGCCCGGCGGCATCCACGGCCGGGTCGAGCAGGACGGCCGCAACTTCTCCGGCGGGCAGCGCCAGCGCCTGGAGATCGCGCGGGCCCTGGTGCGCCGCCCCAGCATCCTCGTGCTCGACGAGGTGACCAGCGCACTGGACGCGGAGACCGAGCAGGTCATCATCGACAACCTGCGCCGCCGCGGCTGCGCCTGCGTCGTCATCGCCCACCGTCTGAGCACCGTGCGCGACAGCGACGAGATCGTCGTCCTGGACCACGGCTCGGTCGTGGAACGCGGACGTCACGAACACCTCGTCGCCGCCGGCGGAGCCTACGCCGACCTGGTCAAGGAGCACTGA
- a CDS encoding NHLP bacteriocin export ABC transporter permease/ATPase subunit, producing MTSVPEQYTQAAYNDDAVAAAFGALGTPADCTGLRSVHLEGPQVLWLVVAGALDLFAVDAVQQGHWHFLGRLEPGTLLLGPVEGPQHTLVGRPLQGCELRRIPLRELYRPDYGDTWAYEQQYPSQYDTQDQALSLLEHAFALGIGRSHRVLFEAPLDGRTLGDDVVTDDDILWMPVAPGSVQYGSAYSSEAAGDLLVDAAMWQRMVNQQYRLLSTLDRWIERLERAHEDRTAAGIKAGETVREQADRTLIASIGRSGRGGARRTASRGGDDATYAACRLVAEAAGIKLSGAAEGGAVSDRIDPVEQVAVASRIRTRAVRLDGRWWRENTGPLVGHRAASGQPVALLWRRGGYESVHPTSGRRTRVDKTNADEFEPQGVMFYRPLPERTLTPWRLFRFSLRGTGGDVRNLAIAGLVTVAIGALVPIATGQVLGVFVPNGEKSLIVQVSLAVMITSIVSAAFMLLQNLTILRMEGRMESALQPAVWDRLLNLPTRFFASRSTGELASAAMGVSAIRRVLSGIGPVALQAGTIAAMNIVLLLLYSVPLALAALAMLAVIAGVFLTLGLWELRWQRRLIELSNKLNNQAFQTLRGLPKLRVAGAESFAYAAWAGEFARSRELQQRAGRIKNVTTVLNSVYLPLCTLIMFVLLAGPARGSLTAGEFLTFSTAVTMLLTSVTQLTGALISAAGVLPMFEQIKPVLEEAPEVRGASTQPGELQGEIEARSLSFRYTDDGPLVLDDVSLSIRPGEFVAVVGPSGCGKSTLLRLLIGFDKPVSGNVLYDGQDLSALDQAAVRRQCGVVLQNAQPLTGSILDCICGAETFTQEEAWEAAAMAGLAEDIKRMPMGLHTMISGGGAVSGGQRQRLMIAQALIRRPRVLFFDEATSALDNETQRTVIDSTRALNATRIVIAHRLSTVMDADRVIVMSEGRVVQQGPPAQLLADTGGRLHELVRRQLS from the coding sequence GTGACCTCGGTACCGGAGCAGTACACCCAGGCCGCGTACAACGACGACGCGGTCGCCGCCGCCTTCGGCGCGCTCGGCACCCCCGCCGACTGCACCGGCCTGCGCAGCGTTCACCTCGAAGGCCCGCAGGTCCTGTGGCTCGTCGTGGCCGGCGCGCTCGACCTGTTCGCCGTCGACGCCGTGCAGCAGGGCCACTGGCACTTCCTCGGCCGCCTCGAACCGGGCACCCTGCTGCTCGGGCCCGTCGAAGGCCCCCAGCACACCCTGGTCGGGCGCCCGCTCCAGGGCTGCGAGCTGCGCCGCATCCCGCTGCGCGAGCTGTACCGCCCCGACTACGGCGACACCTGGGCCTACGAGCAGCAGTACCCCAGTCAGTACGACACCCAGGACCAGGCCCTGAGCCTCCTTGAGCACGCCTTCGCGCTCGGCATCGGACGCAGCCACCGGGTCCTGTTCGAGGCGCCGCTCGACGGCCGCACCCTGGGCGACGACGTCGTGACCGACGACGACATCCTCTGGATGCCGGTCGCGCCGGGCAGTGTGCAGTACGGCTCCGCCTACAGCTCGGAGGCCGCGGGCGATCTGCTCGTCGACGCCGCCATGTGGCAGCGCATGGTCAACCAGCAGTACCGGCTGCTCTCGACTCTCGACCGTTGGATCGAACGCCTGGAGCGGGCGCACGAGGACCGCACGGCGGCCGGCATCAAGGCGGGCGAGACGGTCCGCGAGCAGGCCGACCGGACGCTGATCGCCTCCATCGGCCGCTCCGGCAGGGGCGGTGCGCGCCGCACCGCATCGCGGGGCGGTGACGACGCGACGTACGCGGCCTGCCGCCTGGTCGCCGAGGCCGCGGGCATCAAGCTGTCGGGAGCCGCGGAGGGCGGTGCGGTCAGCGACCGGATCGACCCGGTGGAGCAGGTCGCGGTGGCCTCACGCATCCGCACCCGTGCCGTGCGGCTCGACGGGCGCTGGTGGCGCGAGAACACCGGCCCGCTGGTCGGGCACCGGGCTGCCAGTGGGCAGCCGGTCGCGCTGCTGTGGCGGCGCGGCGGCTACGAGTCCGTGCACCCCACCTCCGGCCGGCGCACGCGCGTCGACAAGACCAACGCGGACGAGTTCGAGCCGCAGGGGGTGATGTTCTACCGGCCGCTGCCGGAGCGGACGTTGACGCCGTGGCGGCTCTTCCGCTTCAGCCTGCGGGGCACCGGCGGCGACGTACGCAATCTGGCGATCGCCGGTCTGGTGACGGTCGCGATCGGGGCGCTCGTGCCGATCGCGACGGGACAGGTGCTCGGCGTCTTCGTGCCGAACGGCGAGAAGAGCCTCATCGTCCAGGTGTCCCTGGCGGTGATGATCACGAGCATCGTCTCCGCGGCTTTCATGCTCCTCCAGAACCTCACCATCCTGCGGATGGAGGGCCGCATGGAGAGCGCCCTCCAACCAGCGGTCTGGGACCGCCTGCTGAACCTCCCCACCCGCTTCTTCGCCTCCCGCTCCACCGGTGAACTGGCGAGCGCGGCGATGGGTGTCAGCGCGATCCGCCGAGTCCTGTCGGGCATCGGTCCAGTGGCCCTCCAGGCCGGCACGATCGCCGCGATGAACATCGTCCTCCTGCTCCTCTACAGCGTCCCGCTGGCCCTGGCCGCACTGGCGATGCTGGCGGTCATCGCAGGCGTGTTCCTCACGCTGGGTCTGTGGGAACTGCGCTGGCAGCGCCGCCTGATAGAACTCTCCAACAAGCTCAACAACCAAGCCTTCCAGACGCTGCGAGGCCTGCCCAAACTCCGGGTGGCCGGGGCGGAGAGCTTCGCGTACGCGGCCTGGGCAGGGGAGTTCGCACGCAGCAGGGAGCTCCAGCAGCGCGCGGGCCGCATCAAGAACGTGACGACGGTCCTCAACTCCGTCTACCTGCCGCTGTGCACGCTCATCATGTTCGTCCTCCTCGCGGGCCCGGCCCGCGGCAGCCTCACGGCAGGGGAGTTCCTCACCTTCAGCACGGCGGTGACGATGCTCCTGACCTCTGTCACGCAGCTGACCGGTGCGCTGATCTCGGCGGCCGGGGTGCTCCCGATGTTCGAGCAGATCAAGCCGGTGCTGGAGGAGGCACCCGAGGTGCGCGGCGCGAGCACCCAGCCGGGCGAGCTGCAGGGCGAGATCGAGGCCCGGTCCCTGTCCTTCCGCTACACGGACGACGGCCCCCTGGTCCTGGACGACGTGTCCCTGTCCATCCGCCCGGGCGAGTTCGTCGCGGTCGTCGGCCCCAGTGGCTGCGGCAAGTCGACCCTGCTCCGCCTCCTGATCGGCTTCGACAAGCCGGTCTCGGGCAACGTCCTCTACGACGGCCAGGACCTCTCCGCCCTGGACCAGGCGGCCGTCCGCCGTCAGTGCGGCGTCGTCCTGCAGAACGCGCAGCCGCTCACCGGCTCGATCCTGGACTGCATCTGCGGCGCCGAGACGTTCACGCAGGAGGAGGCGTGGGAGGCCGCCGCGATGGCGGGCCTCGCCGAGGACATCAAGCGCATGCCGATGGGCCTGCACACCATGATCTCCGGCGGCGGAGCGGTCTCCGGCGGCCAGCGCCAGCGTCTGATGATCGCCCAGGCCCTGATCCGCCGCCCCCGTGTCCTGTTCTTCGACGAGGCGACCAGCGCCCTGGACAACGAGACACAGCGCACGGTCATCGACAGCACCCGAGCCCTGAACGCCACCCGCATCGTCATCGCCCACCGCCTCTCCACGGTGATGGACGCCGACCGCGTCATCGTCATGTCGGAGGGCCGAGTCGTCCAACAGGGCCCACCCGCCCAGCTGCTGGCGGACACGGGCGGCCGGTTGCACGAGCTGGTGCGACGGCAGCTGAGCTGA
- a CDS encoding TetR/AcrR family transcriptional regulator — translation MVRRNDQRRAALVDAAIEVLAREGARGMTFRAVDAEAAVPAGTASNYFSSRDDLFTQAGARVYERLQPDEATIARQQAAGRDRDTYVELMRDLVGRIASFRTGYLALLELRLEATRRPELRKVLTQRVRADVDANVAYHETSGLPGDTTAVKLLMLTLNWLIVEQLTLPDVFTEAEREQLVTAAVERIVAGE, via the coding sequence ATGGTGAGACGGAATGACCAGCGGCGCGCGGCCCTCGTCGACGCAGCGATCGAGGTGCTGGCCAGGGAAGGCGCACGCGGTATGACCTTCCGCGCCGTGGATGCCGAGGCGGCCGTTCCCGCCGGTACGGCGTCCAACTACTTCTCCAGTCGTGACGACCTGTTCACTCAGGCCGGCGCCCGGGTCTACGAGCGACTCCAGCCCGACGAGGCCACGATTGCCCGCCAGCAGGCGGCCGGCCGCGACCGGGACACCTACGTAGAGCTGATGCGCGACCTCGTCGGCCGTATCGCCTCCTTCCGTACCGGGTACCTCGCGCTGCTGGAACTTCGCCTCGAAGCCACTCGCCGCCCCGAACTGCGCAAGGTCCTCACTCAGCGAGTCCGGGCCGACGTGGATGCCAACGTCGCCTACCACGAGACTTCCGGTCTCCCCGGCGACACCACGGCGGTCAAACTGCTCATGCTGACGCTGAACTGGCTGATCGTTGAACAGCTCACCCTGCCGGACGTCTTCACGGAGGCAGAGCGTGAACAGCTGGTAACGGCCGCGGTGGAGCGCATCGTGGCGGGGGAGTAG
- a CDS encoding AraC family transcriptional regulator yields MQDDRDGRHQEGRGRMDILTEALASMRTGHPASVRTNGRAPWGLRLPPVAGAGFHVVLYGTCWLVPLPETSPHLEPIPLNAGDVIFLRDGRGHILADQPSTPAEEPKDEQFHGGSPIGSVTLGGEGAETSLLCGNYHLDQGRPHPLVRQLPEVIHLPTRHGRHPELSAAVQLLGSELENPRIGSDGIVPTLIDSLLLYILRAWLDDQPPATAQGWAAALGDSAVAPALTAMHDDPAASWTVESLAVRAGLSRAAFARRFATLVGEPPMAYLTRWRMTTAARMLRESDAPLTTVAARTGYGSEFAFAKAFKREYGLAPGGYRRQSRAA; encoded by the coding sequence GTGCAGGACGACCGCGACGGGCGGCACCAGGAAGGGCGAGGCCGGATGGACATCCTCACCGAGGCACTGGCCTCGATGCGCACCGGGCACCCGGCGTCCGTACGGACAAACGGCCGGGCCCCCTGGGGCCTGCGGCTGCCGCCCGTCGCGGGCGCCGGGTTCCACGTGGTGCTCTACGGGACCTGCTGGCTGGTCCCGCTGCCCGAGACGTCCCCGCACCTGGAGCCGATTCCGCTGAACGCCGGAGATGTGATCTTCCTGCGTGACGGGCGGGGCCACATCCTCGCCGACCAGCCCTCCACCCCGGCCGAGGAACCCAAGGACGAGCAGTTCCACGGGGGTTCACCGATCGGCTCGGTCACGCTCGGCGGCGAGGGCGCCGAGACCAGTCTGCTGTGCGGCAACTACCACCTGGACCAGGGCCGCCCGCACCCCCTGGTGCGCCAGCTGCCCGAGGTGATCCACCTGCCGACGCGGCACGGCCGCCACCCGGAGCTCAGTGCTGCCGTCCAGCTCCTGGGCTCCGAGCTGGAGAACCCCCGTATCGGCTCCGACGGCATCGTGCCCACCCTGATCGACTCGCTGCTCCTCTACATCCTGCGGGCCTGGCTGGACGATCAGCCGCCGGCCACCGCTCAGGGCTGGGCGGCGGCCCTGGGCGACTCGGCGGTCGCGCCCGCCCTGACGGCCATGCACGACGACCCCGCGGCCTCCTGGACGGTCGAGTCCCTCGCGGTGCGGGCCGGACTGTCCCGCGCGGCGTTCGCCCGGCGGTTCGCGACGCTGGTCGGGGAGCCGCCGATGGCGTACCTGACCCGGTGGCGCATGACGACCGCCGCCCGCATGCTGCGGGAGTCCGACGCCCCGCTCACCACGGTCGCCGCCCGCACCGGATACGGCTCGGAGTTCGCCTTCGCCAAGGCCTTCAAGCGCGAGTACGGCCTGGCCCCGGGCGGCTACCGCCGCCAGAGCAGGGCGGCCTAG